Proteins found in one Pelmatolapia mariae isolate MD_Pm_ZW linkage group LG7, Pm_UMD_F_2, whole genome shotgun sequence genomic segment:
- the LOC134630869 gene encoding calsenilin-like isoform X2, with amino-acid sequence MQADEKAVDGGLLPDANGKEPNPGGQTEGSKWQRPRLSRKSLMKCCLVKWIIASTTQQGPDSSDSDLELSMVRHQPEGLEQLQAQTQFTRKELQSLYRGFKNECPSGLVDEETFKSIYSQFFPQGDATTYAHFLFNAFDMDRNGSIRFEDFVLGLSVLLRGSVTEKLRWAFNLYDINKDGYITKEEMMAIMTSIYDMMGRYTLPSVRDDSPGEHVEKFFQKMDRNRDGVVTIDEFIETCQKDENIMASMQLFENVI; translated from the exons ATGCAG GCAGATGAGAAGGCGGTCGATGGCGGTCTGCTGCCGGATGCCAATGGGAAAGAGCCAAACCCGGGCGGTCAGACGGAGGGCTCAAAGTGGCAGAGACCACGGCTCTCGCGTAAATCTCTGATGAAGTGCTGCCTTGTGAAGTGGATAATTGCCAGCACCACACAGCAGGGCCCAG ACAGCAGTGACAGTGACCTTGAACTCTCTATGGTGCGTCACCAACCTGAGGGCCTCGAACAGCTCCAAGCCCAGACGCAGTTCACCAGGAAGGAGCTGCAGTCGCTTTACAGAGGCTTTAAGAAT GAGTGTCCCAGTGGGCTAGTGGATGAAGAAACATTCAAGAGCATTTACTCACAGTTCTTCCCTCAAGGAG ATGCAACTACATATGCACATTTCTTGTTTAATGCTTTTGACATGGACAGAAATGGCTCCATCCGGTTTGAG GACTTTGTTCTAGGTCTGTCTGTGTTACTTCGAGGCTCAGTTACGGAGAAACTTCGCTGGGCATTTAATCTATATGACATCAACAAGGATGGCTACATTACAAAAGAG GAAATGATGGCTATCATGACCTCTATTTATGACATGATGGGCAGGTATACTTTACCCAGCGTACGAGACGATTCCCCAGGTGAACATGTGGAGAAGTTCTTCCAG AAAATGGACCGTAACAGAGATGGAGTGGTGACTATAGATGAATTCATAGAAACCTGCCAAAAG GATGAAAATATAATGGCTTCTATGCAGCTGTTTGAGAATGTCATCTAG
- the LOC134630869 gene encoding calsenilin-like isoform X3, whose protein sequence is MALEGMEIIAIIVVIGLCIVVLKQFGICDPLSLEDSSDSDLELSMVRHQPEGLEQLQAQTQFTRKELQSLYRGFKNECPSGLVDEETFKSIYSQFFPQGDATTYAHFLFNAFDMDRNGSIRFEDFVLGLSVLLRGSVTEKLRWAFNLYDINKDGYITKEEMMAIMTSIYDMMGRYTLPSVRDDSPGEHVEKFFQKMDRNRDGVVTIDEFIETCQKDENIMASMQLFENVI, encoded by the exons ATGGCTTTGGAGGGCATGGAAATAATTGCTATCATTGTTGTTATTGGACTATGTATTGTTGTCCTCAAACAGTTTGGGATTTGCGACCCTTTGTCACTGGAAG ACAGCAGTGACAGTGACCTTGAACTCTCTATGGTGCGTCACCAACCTGAGGGCCTCGAACAGCTCCAAGCCCAGACGCAGTTCACCAGGAAGGAGCTGCAGTCGCTTTACAGAGGCTTTAAGAAT GAGTGTCCCAGTGGGCTAGTGGATGAAGAAACATTCAAGAGCATTTACTCACAGTTCTTCCCTCAAGGAG ATGCAACTACATATGCACATTTCTTGTTTAATGCTTTTGACATGGACAGAAATGGCTCCATCCGGTTTGAG GACTTTGTTCTAGGTCTGTCTGTGTTACTTCGAGGCTCAGTTACGGAGAAACTTCGCTGGGCATTTAATCTATATGACATCAACAAGGATGGCTACATTACAAAAGAG GAAATGATGGCTATCATGACCTCTATTTATGACATGATGGGCAGGTATACTTTACCCAGCGTACGAGACGATTCCCCAGGTGAACATGTGGAGAAGTTCTTCCAG AAAATGGACCGTAACAGAGATGGAGTGGTGACTATAGATGAATTCATAGAAACCTGCCAAAAG GATGAAAATATAATGGCTTCTATGCAGCTGTTTGAGAATGTCATCTAG
- the LOC134630869 gene encoding calsenilin-like isoform X1, with protein MQRTVSFCLQADEKAVDGGLLPDANGKEPNPGGQTEGSKWQRPRLSRKSLMKCCLVKWIIASTTQQGPDSSDSDLELSMVRHQPEGLEQLQAQTQFTRKELQSLYRGFKNECPSGLVDEETFKSIYSQFFPQGDATTYAHFLFNAFDMDRNGSIRFEDFVLGLSVLLRGSVTEKLRWAFNLYDINKDGYITKEEMMAIMTSIYDMMGRYTLPSVRDDSPGEHVEKFFQKMDRNRDGVVTIDEFIETCQKDENIMASMQLFENVI; from the exons ATGCAG aGGACAGTTTCTTTCTGTCTTCAGGCAGATGAGAAGGCGGTCGATGGCGGTCTGCTGCCGGATGCCAATGGGAAAGAGCCAAACCCGGGCGGTCAGACGGAGGGCTCAAAGTGGCAGAGACCACGGCTCTCGCGTAAATCTCTGATGAAGTGCTGCCTTGTGAAGTGGATAATTGCCAGCACCACACAGCAGGGCCCAG ACAGCAGTGACAGTGACCTTGAACTCTCTATGGTGCGTCACCAACCTGAGGGCCTCGAACAGCTCCAAGCCCAGACGCAGTTCACCAGGAAGGAGCTGCAGTCGCTTTACAGAGGCTTTAAGAAT GAGTGTCCCAGTGGGCTAGTGGATGAAGAAACATTCAAGAGCATTTACTCACAGTTCTTCCCTCAAGGAG ATGCAACTACATATGCACATTTCTTGTTTAATGCTTTTGACATGGACAGAAATGGCTCCATCCGGTTTGAG GACTTTGTTCTAGGTCTGTCTGTGTTACTTCGAGGCTCAGTTACGGAGAAACTTCGCTGGGCATTTAATCTATATGACATCAACAAGGATGGCTACATTACAAAAGAG GAAATGATGGCTATCATGACCTCTATTTATGACATGATGGGCAGGTATACTTTACCCAGCGTACGAGACGATTCCCCAGGTGAACATGTGGAGAAGTTCTTCCAG AAAATGGACCGTAACAGAGATGGAGTGGTGACTATAGATGAATTCATAGAAACCTGCCAAAAG GATGAAAATATAATGGCTTCTATGCAGCTGTTTGAGAATGTCATCTAG